GAGCTGAGCGCCGAGGACGGCAAGCTGGTCGTCCTGGCGCGGGGCGCGCGTGGCCGGGTGGGCGCCGTGGAGGGCGCGGCGGTCCGCGACCAGGACGGTCGGACGTACGCCGCGGCCAGCGTGTCGCTGCCCTCGTTGACGGTCACCGCGCTCCAGCTCGCGGTGGCGTCCGCGGTGGCGGCCGGCGCGACCCGGCTGGAGGCCGCCGTGGTGGTCACCGAGGCGTCGACGCTGGACGGGGCGGGGCACGCGGCGGTCCGCGACCTCGCCGCGGACGCACCGATCCACGTGGCTGCCCCGGACGGGTCCGTCCTGGGCACGGTGGTCGAGTGAGCGATCTCCAGCCGCGCCCCTACCGGGCCGGATTCGCCTGTTTCGTCGGCCGGCCGAACGCCGGCAAGTCGACGCTGACCAACGCGATCGTCGGGCAGAAGATCGCCATCACCTCGAACAAGCCGCAGACGACCAGGCACATCATCCGGGCCGTCCTGCACCGCCCGGAGTCCCAGCTCGTGCTGGTCGACACCCCGGGCCTGCACCGCCCCCGCACGCTGCTCGGCGAGCGCCTCAACGACCTGGTCCGGCAGACCTGGAGCGAGGTCGACGTGATCGGCCTCTGCATCCCGGCGGACGAGCCGATCGGGCGCGGTGACCGGTTCATCACCGGCGAGCTGGCCGAGCTGAAGGCCACCGTGCTGGCGGTGGTCACGAAGACCGACCTGGTGGACCGCAAGCGGCTGGCCGAGCAGTTGCTCGCGGTCAGCGAGCTGGGCGAGTTCGCCGAGGTGGTGCCGGTCAGCGCGGTCTCCGGGCACCAGGTCGACGTCCTGGTCGACGTGATGACCGGCTACCTGCCCGAGTCGCCGCAGCTCTACCCGGACGACATGCTCACCGACGACCCGGAGCAGGTGCTGGTGGCCGAGCTGATCCGCGAGGCCGCCCTGGAGGGCGTCCGCGACGAGCTGCCGCACTCCATCGCGGTGGTCGTCGAGGAGATGGTCCCCGAGGGGCAGCTCATGAAGATCTACGCCGACGTGTACGTCGAGCGGCCCAGCCAGAAGGCGATCGTGATCGGCCACCGGGCGAGCCGACTCAAGCACGTCGGCACCACCGCCCGCCGGCAGATCGAGGAGCTGCTCGGCACCCGGGTCTACCTCGACCTGCACGTCCGGGTGGCGAAGGACTGGCAGCGGGATCCGAAGCAGCTGCGCAAGCTGGGCTTCTGACGCCGAGGGCCGGGACGCGGCGCGTCCCGGCCCCCGAGCCCGTCCGGCGCATGATCGGTATCGGTCGGACGTATGGAAGATGTCACCTTCTGGTGGGTTCCCTTCTGTTTGGCGTGTTCGGCCCGGAGGGTAGGGGATAGGACAGCCCCCGTATCCCCGGACATAGATGCAGGCTGATGCGAAACCGATACCTGGACCTGCTCCGCTTCCTGGCCATCGTTCGAGTCGTCGTCTACCACGTCACCGGTTGGGCCACGCTGACCCTCGTCTTCCCGGCGATGTCGGTGATGTTCGCGCTCGCCGGCTCGCTGATGGCGGCCTCACTGCACCGCTGGGGACCGGGGGCGGTCGTACGCCGGTTGCGGCGCCTGCTGCCGTCGCTGTGGGTGCTCGCCGCCGTCTTCGTACCCGCCATGCTGCTCACCGGGTTGCCGCTGAGCCCGAAGGTGCTGCTCTGGCTCTTTCCCATCGCCGACCCGCCGGCCAACGGCTGGGGCGCGATCGCGCTCAGCGTGATCTGGTACCTGCGCGACTACCTCTGGTTCGTGCTCGCCTCGCCGGTGGCCCTCTGGCTGTTCCGGCGCGCCCCGGTGCCCACCCTGATGGCCCCGTACGCCCTGCTCGCGGCGGCCGAACTGGGCCTGCTCCCGGCGCTGCCGGTGGCGCTGCACCAGTTCGGGCTCTACTTCGGGGCCTGGCTGCTCGGCTTCGCCCACCAGGCCGGCATGCTGCGCCGCCTGACCAACCGGGTGCTGGTGCCGGTGGCGCTGGCCCTGGCCGCGGCCGGCGCGGCCTGGATCCTCACCCACCCCGGACCGCGCGGGTACGACCTGAACGACAACCCCCTGGGCAACGCCCTCTGGTCGGCGGCCTTCGTCCTCGTGCTGCTTGGCCGGGGGCCGGCGAGCGCGCCCTGGGTGGACCGCAGCGCCGCGTTCGGCCGGGTGGTGACCGTGTTCAACCGGCGGGCGCTCACCGTCTACCTCTGGCACATGCCGTTCGTGGTGGCGCTCACCCCGCTGGTCGACGTGGTGGGCTGGTCGCACCAGGACCCGCTCGGCCTGGCGATCCGGGTGGCGCTGGTCTTCGCGCTGGTCGCGGTGGTGACCGCCCTGGTCGGCTGGGTGGAGGACGTGGCGGCCCGCAGGCCGCCGGAGCTGGTCCCCGGCCGCGCCCGCCCCGCCCCGGCCACCGTCCACCCGCCCGCCGCCGGCAGGGCCGGCGAACCGGCCACCGGTCACCCGCCCGCCGCCGGGACGGTCGACGGACCGGTCACCGGGCGGGCGGCGGTGCCGGCGCCCCGCGCCGCGCGGGAGCCGGAGACCGTCGAGATCAGCGCTGGGTGACCGTCACGTTGCCGCTGCCGGTGGAGAGGTCGAGCACCAGCGTGGCGGACGGGTCGTCGGTCACGCCCAGTTCGGCGTCGCCGCTGTCGGTGCTGGAGCGGACCCGGTAGCGGCCCGCCGGCACGACCAGCTCGACGTTCCCGCTGGAGGCGTGCACCCGCGCCGAGGCGGGCGTCGTCAGGTCGACGGTGATGTCGCCGGAGCCGGCCTCGGCGTCCACCCCGCCGCCGAGGCGGTGCCCGGTGATGTCGCCGGAGGAGGTGCGCAGCGTGACCGCGGCGGCGACCTCGTCGACCTCGACGTTGCCGGAGCCGGTCTGCGCCCGGACGGGACCGCCGGCACCGGCCACCTGGATGTTGCCGGAGCCGGTCTCCGCGCGGACGGGGCCGCTGGAGGCGGTCACCCGGATGTTGCCCGAGCCGAGCCGCATCTCCACCGGGCCCACCCTGCTCAGGTCGACGTCACCGGAGCCGGTCTCGCCCTTCACGCTCACCCCGTCCGGGGCGGTGACCTCGTAGGAGACGCTGCACCGGGAGCCGCAGTCGGTGTCCAGCACCAGTTCGGTGCCCTTGATCTCGTACGTCGCGTCGGGTTCACCGCCCTGGTAGCGCACCACCCGCTTGATCCGCACCTCGTCCTGCGCGCCGATGGCGCGGACGGTCACGTCGCCGGCCCCCGGCAGCACCCGGATGCTGTTGATCCGGACCGCCTCGGTGTTGTCGTAGTCGAGCCGGCGGAAGGACAGGTTGTCGCACCCGGCGGCGACGATCAGGGTGGTGGCCGCAGCGAGCGCGGCGGCGGTGCGGTGCAGAGCCATGCGAGCACGCTACGAGGCGAGGCCCGCCCCACGCATCGGGGTTCCGCGCGCGGACACCCCGAGCTGACCCTGATTCCGCACCCCGAGAGAGAATGGTCCGATGGCCGGGTACCGCCGACAGCTCTACCGCGACGACGCGGTGGTCCTGCGCGTGCAGAAGCTCGGCGAGTCCGACCGGATTATCACCCTGCTCACCCGCCGGCACGGCCGGCTGCGCGCGGTGGCCCGGGGAGTCCGCCGCACCACCAGCAAGTTCGGTGCCCGGCTGGAGCCGTTCGGCCACGTCGACCTCCAGCTCGCCGGCGACCCGAAGGGCAACCTCGGCAGCTCGCTGCACACGGTCAGCCAGGTCGAGGGCATCGACCTCTACGGCAAGCGGTTCCTCGGCGACTATTCCCGCTACACGGCCGCCAGCGCGATCGCCGAGACCGCCGAGCGGCTCACCCCCGTCGAACGGGAGCCGTCGCTGCGGCTGTTCCAGCTCACCCTGGGCGCGCTGCGGGCGCTCGCCGAGGGCAGCCATGCCACCACCCTGGTGCTCGACGCGTACCTGCTGCGGGGCATGACGCTGGCCGGTTGGGCGCCGGCGCTGACCGCCTGCGCCGTCTGCGGCACGCCGGGGCGGCACCGGGCGTTCTCGGTGCCTGCCGGGGGCGCGGTCTGCCCGGACTGCCGGCCGCCCGGCGCGGCCCATCCCGCCCCGGCCACCATCGACCTGATGTCCGCGCTGACCAGCGGCGACTGGCGGGTCGCCGACGCCACCGAGACCGGCGTACGCCGGGAGTGCAGCGGCCTGGTCGCGGCACACCTGCAGTGGCACCTGGAGCGCGCGCTACGCTCGCTGCCGCTGGTCGACCGGGGCGCCCCGGCGGCCGGCCCGGTCCCGCCGCCGCGTGGCAGCGGGGCCGGTGCGGACGGCGTGAACAGGGGGAAGACCGAGTGATCCGATCGATGAGGGCCGGGCGTCGCGAGCCGGTGCCGCCGACACCGCACCCGTCGGGCGCCCGCCCGCCGGCGCTGCCCGCCGACGCGGTGCCCAAGCACGTCGCCGTGGTGATGGACGGCAACGGCCGGTGGGCCAAGGACCGCGGGCTGCCCCGCACAAAGGGCCACGAGGCGGGGGAGTTCTCCCTCTTCGACACGGTCGAGGGCGCCATCGAGCTGGGGATCCCCTACCTGTCGGCGTACGCCTTCTCCACCGAGAACTGGCGGCGCTCGCCGGACGAGGTCCGGTTCCTAATGGGCTTCAACCGGGACGTCATCCGCCGCCGCCGCGACCAGCTGGTCGACCTGGGGGTGCGGGTGGTCTGGTCTGGCCGGGCCGGCCGGCTCTGGAAGAGCGTCATCTCCGAGTTGCAGACGGCGGAGGAGATGTCCCGGGGCAACTCGACGCTGACCCTCCAGTTCTGCGTCAACTACGGCGGTCAGGCCGAGATCGCCGACGCCGCCGCCGCCATCGCCCGCGACGTGGCGGCGGGCCGGCTGGACCCGGAGAAGGTCAACGAGAAGACCGTCGCGAAGTACCTCTACCACCCGGAGATCCCCGAGGTGGACCTGTTCCTGCGTCCCTCGGGCGAGGAGCGGATCTCGAACTTCCTGCTCTGGCAGACCGCGTACGCCGAGCTGATCTTCCTCGACACACTCTGGCCCGACTTCGACCGCCGTCACCTCTGGTACGCCTGCGAGCTGTACGCGCAGCGGGACCGGCGTTTCGGCGGCGCGCTGCCCAACCCGGTCGCCCCGCCGCCCGCCTGAGGCTTACCGCCCGGTCGTACGGGGTACCACGGGTGGTCAGCAGCCACCGACGGAGGTGAACCCACATGATCCAGAAACGTATTGCCCAGTGGGCGATGATGGCCGTCGCCGTGCCGTTGGCGGCGGCGGGCGCGCGCCGGCTCAGCCACACGATCGAGGCCCGCCGCGGCCCGTCCGGCATGAGCCGCCTACTCACCAAGGGCGCCGACATGCTTCGCCCGCAGAAGGCCAAGCGTCGCCGCTTCTTCTGACCGTTTTCACCTAACCGTGACCTGACCCCGAACCCCCGACCCGCTCGCCGATCATGCAGTCGTGGTGCCCCGCGAAAGCCCCGCATCGGGGCGTTTCGCCCACCGAAAGTGCATGATCGACTCGTGGGTCGGGGGTTCGGCGTTTCGGGGGTGGGCCAGGGGCGGGGTGGTTAGGGTCGGGGTGGGCCTGTGGTTCCGGGTGGTCGCGGCGAGTCTCGGGGGTGGGGATGCGGGATCTTCGGGACAAGATGATCGTGGCCTTGGACGCCGCCGACCTCGGTGACCCGGTCCGCGCGCAGGTGGCCGAGATCTGTGCCGGGGTCGCCGAGCAGCACTGCCGGGAACTCGGCCACGCGGCGCAGCCGCGTTCCGGGGAGATCGGCGAGCTGGCCAGCGGCGAGCCGGCGCTCACCTGGGCGCCCACCGAGACCGGGCAGCGGGCCTGGTGACGGTCCCCGCGCCGGCCTAGCCGGGGAACCCGGCGGCCGGGTCCAAGCGACGGCCTGTGGTGTGGTGACCGCCCCCTCGCCGGTCGAGAGCCCGCAAGGCCACGGAGCGGGACGCGCTGGCCGTGCAGGTGCGCGAGCTGGCGCCCGGGAGATGCGGGCCGCCGTCGCCTGACGCCCACGGGAGCGGGCGGGGTCAGGCCTCGATCTCGGTGCGGTCGGTGGGCCAGCGGGTGTGGAAGGTGCCCTCGCGGTCCACGCGCTGGTAGGTGTGCGCCCCGAAGTTGTCCCGCAGTGCCTGGATCAGGGCGGCCGGCAGCCGCTGGGCGCGCAGCGCGTCGAAGTACGCCAGCGACGAGGCGAACGCGGGGACGGGCACCCCGGCCCGGGCGGCCTCGGCCACCACCCGCCGCCAGCTCGGCACGCCGTCGTTCACGGTGTCCGCGAACCACGGCGCCACCAGCAGCGTCGGCAGGCCGGGCCGCTCGTCGTACGCCTGGCGGATGCGGTCGAGGAAGCGGGCGCGGATGATGCAGCCGCCCCGCCAGATCGTCGCGGTGCCGCCCAGGTCGATGCCCCAGTCGTACTCGCGGGAGCCGGCGCGGATGTGGTCGAAGCCCTGCGCGTACGCGACGATCTTCGAGGCGAGCAGGGCGCGGCGGACGTCCTCGACGAAGGCGTCGGAGTCCTCGACCCGCCAGGTCGCGCCCGCGTCCGGGAACGCCCGGCGGGCCGCCTCGCGTTGGTCGGCGTGCCCGGAGAGCGACCGGGCGAAGGTCGCCTCGGCGATACCGGTGATGGGGATGCCCAGGTCGAGCGCGCTCTGCACCGTCCAGCGGCCGGTGCCCTTCTGCTCGGCGCGATCCAGCACGACGTCCACGAACGCCCGCCCGGTGGCCGCGTCCGTGTGCGCCAGCACGTCCGCGGTGATCTCGATCAGGAAGGACTCCAGCTCCCCGGCGTTCCACCCGCGGAAGATCTCCGCGATCTCCGCCGGCTCCGCGCCCAGTCCGGCCCGGATCAGGTCGTACGCCTCGGCGATGAGCTGCATGTCGGCGTACTCGATGCCGTTGTGCACCATCTTGACGAAGTGCCCGGCGCCGTCCGGCCCGATGTGCCGGCAGCACGGCACCCCGTCCACCTGGGCGGCGATCCGCTCGAAGATCGGCCCGAGCGTGCGGTACGACTCCGCGGATCCGCCCGGCATGATGCTCGGGCCGCGCAGGGCGCCCTCCTCGCCACCGGAGACGCCGGTGCCGACGAAGTGCAGGCCGTGGGCCCGCAGCGCCTCCTCCCGCCGGCGGGTGTCGGCGAAGTGCGCGTTGCCGCAGTCCACGACGATGTCGCCGGCGTCGAGCAGCGGGACCAGCTCGTCGACCACGGCGTCGGTGGGCCCGCCCGCCTTGACCATCACGATGACCGCCCGGGGCCGCTCCAGCGACGCGACGAAGTCGGCCATCGACTCGGCGGGCAGGAACGTCCCCTCGTCCCCGTGCTCCGCCACGAGGCTGCGGGTGCGCTCGGGCGAGCGGTTGTGCACCGCCACGGCGAAGCCGTTGCGGGCCAGGTTGCGGGCCAGGTTCCGGCCCATCACCGCCAGCCCGGTCACGCCGATCCGTGCCGTCGCCCGCCCGGCCATCCGTCCGCCCTCCGCCGTCGACACCCGCCGGTGCGACCGTATCGCGGGCGGGGCGGCCCGGAGGTCGTGTCGGGCGGCCCGTCACCACCACGTGGCGGCCGCGCCGGGGGTGACGGGGCTGGCCGACGATCCGCCGCCGGGCCGCCTCCACGGGGCGCGACCGGCCAACTGCGGGCCCCGCCGGTAATTCGGGTGCGCGCGAACGGTCGGGCGGTTAGCGTGTGGGCATGCGCAACTGACGCCCCACTTCCGAGCCGACCCGCCGCTGTCTCGCCGCGGGTCCGCGTGCTCCCGGGCGTCCGCATTCCGCACCCGCCGTCGAGGCGGCGGTGTTCCTCGTGGTCGATCCCGGGCAGCAGTCCCGATCCCGCCCGACCGTCGCGTGACGGTCGCCGAACGAGGCGGGTCCCCGTCACCGGACGTCGCTCCGGTGCGGGAGGACCCGCAGACCGAGGAGGCACCGGATGCCAGCCAGGCGCAACCCGAAGAAGTCCCGTACCACCGTCCCCACGCCGTCCGTCGCGGACCTGACGCCCGTCAACCTCGACGAGGTGGCGGTCGCGCCGGTCGTGCCGGCACTGCCGGTCGACCGGCCCGCCGCGCCGAAGGCCGGTCCGCCGGTCTCCGGCGTCGGCCGTTCCGGCCCGCTGCGCGACCAGAAGGCCGGGCAGGCCCGTCGGTACGCCTTCCGGCGCAGCTGACGGTGCCGGCCGGGTGGAGCCGTCGTCACCGGCGACTCCACCCGGCCCTTCCGCGCTCGGCCACCCGGACCGGCGACTCGGCCGGGCCCGTCCGCGCTCGACCACCCGCGCGCCGGCGACTCCGCCCGGTCCGTCCGCCGATCAACGGACGCCGTCAGCCGATCAACGGGCGGAAGGTGCCGAGCAGCACGCTGACGGTCAGCGCGGCCCCGGCGAGCACCGCCGCGCCGGCGATCAGCAGGCCGTCGGCGGCGACGAAGCGCTGCCGCCGGGCGACGGTGCGCGGGACCCCGGCGTCGAAGCCCCGGGCGTCCATCGCCACGGCCAGCCGGGTGCCCCGGCGGATCGCCCCGACGAGCAGCGCGAAGGCCGTCGACACGAACAGCCGCAGCTTCGCCAGCGGGTTGCGGCCGGCCTCGACCCCCCGGGCGCGACGGGCCATGGAGATCATCTGCCACTCCTGCCCCAACAGCGGCACGAGCCGGAACGCGGCCAACGCCCCGATGGCGAACCGGGCCGGCGCCTTCGCGTTCTGGATCAGCGCGTCCGCCAGGTCGGTCGGGTCGGTGGTGGCGAAGACGATCACGCCGGGCAGCGCCACCGCGAACATGCGCAGCACCAGGCCGAGCGCGGTGAGCAACACCCCGGAGGTGACCACCACCGGGCCGGCCTCGACCAGCACCCGGCCGGAGCGCTCGGCCGCGAAGAGCACCAGCGTCACCACCACGCCGACCGCGCCGACGAGCAGCGGCCAGGCCCGTCGCGCCAGCACCCGCAGGCGTACCCCGAACAGCGGCAGCAGGGCCAGCTCGACGGCGATCGCGATGGCCGGCGCCACCGGGTCGAGGGTGGCGATCAGGATGAACGAGAACACCAGCGCCGCGGCGAGCTTGGCCACCGGGTTGCGCCGGGCCAGCAACGCCTCCGGCGCGGCGACCGGCTCGAAACTGATCACGCCCGCTCCAGGGTGTGGCGGCGGTCTGGGTGGGTGACCGGTGCGGCGGTCCGGTCGCTGGTCACGGGCGCTCCAGGGTGAGGCGGCGGTCTGGGTGGGTGACCGGTGCGGCGGTCCGGTCGCTGGTCACGGGCGCTCCAGGGTGAGGCGGCGATCCGCCAGGGCGGCGACGAACTCCGCATCGTGGGTGACGGCGACCAGGCCGTGACCTGCGTCGCGCAGCTCGGCGAAGAGGTCCACCAGCTCCAGCCAGGTGCGCCGGTCCTGGCCGAAGGTCGGTTCGTCGCAGACGAGCAGGCGGGGCGCGGTGGCCAGGGCGGTCGCCACGCTCAGCCGCCGCGCCTCCCCGCCGGAGAGGGTGTACGGGTTGGCCGCCGCGAGCTTCGTCAACCGCAGCCGGGACAGCAGGCCGTCCACCGTGGCCCCGACCGCCGCCTCGGGCTGGCCGGTGCGGCGCGGACCGAGCGCCAGCTCGTCGAAGACGGTGTTGGTGACGAACTGGTGCTCCGGGTCCTGGAAGACCGAGCCGATCCGGCGGGCCAGTGCCGGGGCGCGCCAGCGGTGCGGGGGCGTGCGGGCGTCGCCACCGGCCAGTGCCGTCGTCGCCGTGACCCGGCCGACCCCGGGCTTGAGCAGGCCCCCGAGCAGCAGGGCGAGGGTCGACTTGCCGGCCCCGTTGGGCCCGAGGACGGCGAGCGCCTCGCCGGCGCGTACCGCCAGGTCGACGGGGGCCAGCCGGGGCGGCAGGCCGAGCCGGTCGGCGGCGAGCAGCACGTCGCCGGCCGGCGTGGTCGCGTGGCGGGGCGGTACCGGGCGGCCGGGCACCCAGACGCCCTCGTCGGCGAGCGCGTCGCCGTGCGTGCCGAAGACGGCCTCGGGCGTGCCGTCGGCGCGGACGCCGCCGCCGGGTTCGAGCACGACCACCCGGTCGACCAGGGGCAGCGCCTCGGCGACCCGGTGCTCGACCAGGATCAGCGTGGTGTCGGCGTCCAGCGCGCCGGCCACCGCCGCCCGGATCAGCGCCGCGCCGGTCGGGTCGAGGTTGGCGGTCGGCTCGTCGAGCAGCAGCAACCCGGGGCGCAGGGCCAGCACGCCGGCCAGGGCGAGCCGCTGCTGCTCGCCGCCGGAGAGGGCGGCGGTGGGGCGGTCCCGGGGGTACGGGAAGCCGACCCGCATCAGCGCCTCGTCGACGCGGGGCCAGATCTCCCCGGCGGGGGTGCCGCGGTTCTCCAGCCCGAACGCCACGTCGTCGCCGCTGCGGGCCATCACGAGCTGGGTCTGCGGGTCCTGGAAGACGATGCCGACCCGCTCCCGGCCCTTGCGGGGGTCGAGCCCGTCGATCTCGACGGTGCCCTCCTGCTCGCCCGAGTCCTCGGGCAGCAGCCCGGCCAGCGCGGCGAGCAGCGTGCTCTTGCCGGCCCCGGAGGGGCCGAGTAGCAGCACCCGCTCGCCAACCTCGACGCGCAGGTCGACCCCCCGTACGGCCCACGCCCGCCGCCCGGCGTGCCGCCACCCGAACCCCCGCAACGTCACCGCCCCCACCGCAACCCCTCCCTCCCGGCCCGCCCGCGAGCGTCGATCATGAGGTTGGCGGCAGCCACGGAGATCCACATCGCCGTCAACCTCATGATCGACCTCGATCTCGGTGGGGGGTGGGGGCGGGGTCAGACGGGGGTGCGGTCGCGGGCGGCGGGGAAGCGGTCCAGGGCCCCCGTGGTGGCCAGGGCGCGGGTCAGGGCCCAACCGCCGGCACCGGCGACGACGGTGGCGCTGACGATGGTGAGCAGGGCGTACGGGATCCGGTAGCTGCCCAGGGCGTACTCGCTGTTCCAGACGAAGAAGTCGAACAGGGCGGCGCCGAGGCCGGTCAGCGCGCCGGCGATCAGCGCGGTGGGCAGCCGGAACGAGCGGTACCGGAACGCGGCGAAGGCCAGCTCGGCGCCGAGCCCCTGGATCAGGCCCTGCACGATGGTGACGCCGCCCCACTCCGAGCCGAGCAGCGCGGAGACCGTCGCCGCCACCGCCTCGCAGAAGAGCGCCGCGCCGGGCTTGCGGATCACCAGGCCGCCGAGGACGGCCGGGACCAGCCACACGCCGTACATGATCGCCTGGCCGGCGGGGAAGAAGGCGAACGCCGGGTCGACGGCCCGCCACAGCAGGCCCCAGGCCCAGAAGATGACGCCGAAGGCCACCGCGATCACGGCGGCGACGACGACGTCGACGGTACGCCACCGGGTGGCGGTGTTGTTGTCTCGCATGATTGCTCCCAGTCCCGAACGAGAACCAGGAGAAGACGCACGCCGCGCCCGGAACGTGCCGGACGTCGACGCGGCTGGAGGTCGACCGAACTCCCTGCGCTGGCATTACCCAGATCAGGTTCGAGGGTCTGCGGGCGGTGCCCGCACTCTCAGCGCTGTGCGCTCCCCTGTCGGATGTGAAGTTGTGGCCCGACGCTAACACCTTCGAAGATCATCGGGCAAAGTGATCTTTGCGCAGCTCACCAGCGCGTTCGATCGACGCCCCCGATCCCGGCCCGGTACTCTCGGGCGGCCACTGGGAATCCGGCAGAGGGACACGTACGTGACATCCGAGGCTGACCGCCGCGCGCCGGACGGGCCGCGCCCCGGCGCGGTGGACGTGGCCGCCCCGGGCGTACGCGAGGAGACGCCGGCGGCGCCCGGCGGCCCGGAGCGGCGGATCGGGTCGGTGGAGGTCCTCGCCGGCCTGCTGATCCTGCTGGTCGTCTTCCGCGAGCCGCTCGCCCGCGCCCTCTCCGCGCCCCGGTTGCAGACCTGGACCACCGTCTTCGTCTCGGTCATGGTGCAGGCGGTGCCGTTCCTGGTCTTCGGGGTGCTGCTCTCCGCGGTGATCGCCGTCTTCGTGCCCCGGTCGTTCTGGGCCCGGGCGCTGCCGCGTCATCCCGCGCTCGCGGTGCCGGTGGCCAGCGCGGCCGGCGTGGTGCTGCCCGGCTGCGAGTGCGGGGCGGTGCCGATCGCCGGGTCGCTGATCCGGCGCGGGGTCACCCCGGCCGCGGCGTTGGCGTTCCTGCTCGCCGCCCCGGCGATCAACCCGATCGTGCTCACCGCCACCGCGGTGGCCTTCCCCGACGACCCGGCGATGGTCCTGGGCCGGGCCGTCGCGAGCCTGGTCGTCGCGATGGTCATGGGCTGGCTGTGGCTGCGCCTCGGCCGGGCCGACTGGATCCGGCTGCCGCGCCGGCCGGAGCTGGACGACGGCCCACGCGGGCGGGCGTTCTGGGGGGCGGTGCGGCACGACGTCACGCACGCCGGCGGGTTCCTGGTGATCGGCGCGGCGGCTGCGGCCACGATCAACGTCGTGGTGCCGGAGCGCTGGTTGCAGACGCTCGCCGACGACCCCGTGCTCTCGGTGCTCGCGCTGGCCGTGCTCGCGGTGCTGCTCTCCCTCTGCTCGGAGGCGGACGCCTTCGTCGCCGCCTCGCTGTCGCAGTTCTCGCTGACCTCCCGACTGGTCTTCCTGGTGGTGGGGCCGATGGTCGACCTCAAGCTCATCTCGATGCAGGCCGGGGTCTTCGGCCGGCGGTTCGCGCTGCGGTTCGCCCCGACCACCTTCGCGGTGGCCGTCGCGGTGGCCGTCGGGACCGGGGCGGTGCTGCTGTGAACCGGCAGGCGCAGGCGGTCGTCCTGCTGCTGCTCGGGGGCGCGGTGGTCCGGGCCAGCCTCACCGACCTGCACCTGCGCTACGTCAAGGAAGGGCTGCGGCCCTTCCTGATCGCCGCCGGCCTGCTGCTGGTGGCCGCCGCGGTCATGACCCTCTTCTACGAGCTGCGCCCGCTCCTGCGGCGCACGCCCGCCGGCCACCACGACGGCCACGACGCTCAGGGCGACCAAGGCGCTCAGGGCGGCCACGACGGTGACGGCGGGCACGACGGCCACGGCCACGGCCACCACGAGCCCCGGGTCGGCTGGCTGCTGATCCTGCCCGTGCTGGGCCTGCTGCTGGTCGCCCCGCCGGCCCTGGGCTCGTACGCGGCCGGGCAGGCCGGCACCGCCGTCACCACCCGGCAGCAGCCGTCCGACTACCCGCCGCTGCCCGACGGCGACCCCGTGCGGGTGGCCGTGCTCGACTACGCCTCCCGGGCCCTGTTCGACCGGGGCACCTCGATCGG
Above is a genomic segment from Micromonospora sp. M71_S20 containing:
- a CDS encoding cytidine deaminase, whose amino-acid sequence is MPESPAVPAARPTPSDPVELSAEDGKLVVLARGARGRVGAVEGAAVRDQDGRTYAAASVSLPSLTVTALQLAVASAVAAGATRLEAAVVVTEASTLDGAGHAAVRDLAADAPIHVAAPDGSVLGTVVE
- the era gene encoding GTPase Era; protein product: MSDLQPRPYRAGFACFVGRPNAGKSTLTNAIVGQKIAITSNKPQTTRHIIRAVLHRPESQLVLVDTPGLHRPRTLLGERLNDLVRQTWSEVDVIGLCIPADEPIGRGDRFITGELAELKATVLAVVTKTDLVDRKRLAEQLLAVSELGEFAEVVPVSAVSGHQVDVLVDVMTGYLPESPQLYPDDMLTDDPEQVLVAELIREAALEGVRDELPHSIAVVVEEMVPEGQLMKIYADVYVERPSQKAIVIGHRASRLKHVGTTARRQIEELLGTRVYLDLHVRVAKDWQRDPKQLRKLGF
- a CDS encoding acyltransferase, with amino-acid sequence MRNRYLDLLRFLAIVRVVVYHVTGWATLTLVFPAMSVMFALAGSLMAASLHRWGPGAVVRRLRRLLPSLWVLAAVFVPAMLLTGLPLSPKVLLWLFPIADPPANGWGAIALSVIWYLRDYLWFVLASPVALWLFRRAPVPTLMAPYALLAAAELGLLPALPVALHQFGLYFGAWLLGFAHQAGMLRRLTNRVLVPVALALAAAGAAWILTHPGPRGYDLNDNPLGNALWSAAFVLVLLGRGPASAPWVDRSAAFGRVVTVFNRRALTVYLWHMPFVVALTPLVDVVGWSHQDPLGLAIRVALVFALVAVVTALVGWVEDVAARRPPELVPGRARPAPATVHPPAAGRAGEPATGHPPAAGTVDGPVTGRAAVPAPRAAREPETVEISAG
- a CDS encoding DUF4097 family beta strand repeat-containing protein yields the protein MALHRTAAALAAATTLIVAAGCDNLSFRRLDYDNTEAVRINSIRVLPGAGDVTVRAIGAQDEVRIKRVVRYQGGEPDATYEIKGTELVLDTDCGSRCSVSYEVTAPDGVSVKGETGSGDVDLSRVGPVEMRLGSGNIRVTASSGPVRAETGSGNIQVAGAGGPVRAQTGSGNVEVDEVAAAVTLRTSSGDITGHRLGGGVDAEAGSGDITVDLTTPASARVHASSGNVELVVPAGRYRVRSSTDSGDAELGVTDDPSATLVLDLSTGSGNVTVTQR
- the recO gene encoding DNA repair protein RecO produces the protein MAGYRRQLYRDDAVVLRVQKLGESDRIITLLTRRHGRLRAVARGVRRTTSKFGARLEPFGHVDLQLAGDPKGNLGSSLHTVSQVEGIDLYGKRFLGDYSRYTAASAIAETAERLTPVEREPSLRLFQLTLGALRALAEGSHATTLVLDAYLLRGMTLAGWAPALTACAVCGTPGRHRAFSVPAGGAVCPDCRPPGAAHPAPATIDLMSALTSGDWRVADATETGVRRECSGLVAAHLQWHLERALRSLPLVDRGAPAAGPVPPPRGSGAGADGVNRGKTE
- a CDS encoding isoprenyl transferase produces the protein MRAGRREPVPPTPHPSGARPPALPADAVPKHVAVVMDGNGRWAKDRGLPRTKGHEAGEFSLFDTVEGAIELGIPYLSAYAFSTENWRRSPDEVRFLMGFNRDVIRRRRDQLVDLGVRVVWSGRAGRLWKSVISELQTAEEMSRGNSTLTLQFCVNYGGQAEIADAAAAIARDVAAGRLDPEKVNEKTVAKYLYHPEIPEVDLFLRPSGEERISNFLLWQTAYAELIFLDTLWPDFDRRHLWYACELYAQRDRRFGGALPNPVAPPPA
- a CDS encoding thioredoxin reductase, with protein sequence MRDLRDKMIVALDAADLGDPVRAQVAEICAGVAEQHCRELGHAAQPRSGEIGELASGEPALTWAPTETGQRAW
- the gndA gene encoding NADP-dependent phosphogluconate dehydrogenase, which produces MAGRATARIGVTGLAVMGRNLARNLARNGFAVAVHNRSPERTRSLVAEHGDEGTFLPAESMADFVASLERPRAVIVMVKAGGPTDAVVDELVPLLDAGDIVVDCGNAHFADTRRREEALRAHGLHFVGTGVSGGEEGALRGPSIMPGGSAESYRTLGPIFERIAAQVDGVPCCRHIGPDGAGHFVKMVHNGIEYADMQLIAEAYDLIRAGLGAEPAEIAEIFRGWNAGELESFLIEITADVLAHTDAATGRAFVDVVLDRAEQKGTGRWTVQSALDLGIPITGIAEATFARSLSGHADQREAARRAFPDAGATWRVEDSDAFVEDVRRALLASKIVAYAQGFDHIRAGSREYDWGIDLGGTATIWRGGCIIRARFLDRIRQAYDERPGLPTLLVAPWFADTVNDGVPSWRRVVAEAARAGVPVPAFASSLAYFDALRAQRLPAALIQALRDNFGAHTYQRVDREGTFHTRWPTDRTEIEA